The DNA region GATGACTCATATAAAGAAAGAAGCGAATGCGAAAGGATTAACGATTATATCAAAGACACTGTAAAGTTCAATGTGAAAGGGATACCCAATGATTCAAAGGAACTTTACAGTAAACTCAGCTTCGTGGCATACCAGATGATGATTCTTAACAATATACAAAATGGAATAGAGCCTGTTAATTCTTTTGCCAGATATTTCTGAAATTGCACTGTTAAATATAGGGAGAAGAAGTCTGAATTAGTGAAAACCATGTAAAAATATCGGCTTTTGGTGTCTGATGCAGGGTGAGGGAGGAAGTTGACTGATTAAAAGACCACAGTTCCACTGATTTTCTATAAATTTTAGCTGGAAGATATAGGAGAAGGAGTTTCGAATTGATATTATCCAATTAGAACCAGAGTTTTAAGGGGGTAATTGGATGGTCTCCATAATGCTATACATTAACGAATACATATTTAAGGCAGAAAATCTAAATGTAAAAAGAGTTAATATGGTAGATTTTACCTATCTGAAGAATTTTACCGCAAAGTGCATATACTGTTCAAATATTATAATGAAGTGGAATTACAGTGGTGCAGAACTCAATATGTTCTGTGCTCTTTCAAAGGATATGCGCTCAGAGAGATGCGATTTCTTTGACCTTATTAAAGTTGTGACATGCAATAAATGCGGAGAAAGGTGTGAGACAAATACAAAATACTGTTCAAATTGTGGTTCCCTTCTGAAGTAATCTACCCCTTCATTATGTAGAAGAACTCCCTTCCATAGTTAACAAGCTTTAAACCTTCGATATCGAAGCAGCAGTCACCAGAAAAAGGTCGAATAATTAAATCTGCCTTCACAGAACTGGCAATTCTTTTCAGAGCAGGATAGAGTTCCGGTTCTGGTCTGAGAGCATATATAAGCTCTGCTCCTCTATAAATCTCCAGTTCGGGGTTAAATATATCATCTCTATCAATGCCCTTCAAATCTTTAATGTCAACTCCAGTTACCTCACCATCAATCTTTTCCTTTAGTTTTGTCAGTACTTCAGTATAATTACCAACACCAACTTCGATAATTTTACTGGCTGAAGAATAGTTCTTCAGGATATACTCTAAAATCTCCTGCATTACCTTAGAAAAAAATTTAACACTATAAAGCAATAGCTTAAAAGGTGCATAAATGTTGATTATAAGGAAATTCACACCAGCCGATATCTCAGATGTTTATAAGGTGGAAGTTGAGAGTTTCGAAGACCCGTATCATCCAATATTTCTTATGAATCTCTATGAGCTCCATGGCGACATGTTTTTTGTGGCAGAATGGGCGGGCAAAATTGTGGGCTATATTATTGCAAGAAAGGTAGGTGATAGCGGTCATATAATAGCAATAGCTGTGGCAAAAAATCTCAGAAAAGAGGGTATTGGCAGAATGCTTATGGAAACTGTTGAGAAAATACTTTTAAGAAAAGGAGTTAGAGAAATATGGCTTGAAGTCAGAGTTTCGAATAAAGAAGCTATTGGGTTCTACACCAGACTTGGCTACTCTCTGGCAGGTGTGCAGGAATATTACTATGCTGATGGAGAAGATGCACTTATTCTGAAAAAACACTTCTATTAAAGTAAAGAAAATATTATACCTGAATTATGCCAAGACCAATGATTCCCCATATAATCAGAAGTAGACCGGCAATTCTCACAGCTGTCTCAGCTATATTCTTACCCACAGATATCAGAGCAAGGCCAATTATTACTGGCAGGGCTATGTCTGGAAATGCATGTGTTTTTATTATGTAGTATTCATATCCAGCGAAGATTATAAATATAAGACCCACAGCTTTTACGACAAAGCCGACTATTCTCGAAGCAACAAATATCAGTACAATACCAACAATAATTTTAAATATTGGCATTGCAATAGGCACAGCAGTTGGTACATCCATAATTTAACTTAATAACTAACTGATTGAAATACCTTTTGGTGATTAAATGATTGAAGCAAATTTTTTAACTGAGAGTATGGGAAATAGCAGTTATGCAGTTGAAAGAAGTCTTAAGAAACTTGTGGAGGATATAGAGAGAGATAAAGATGTTGAACTTGTTGGAAAAGATGTGGGTGAAGTGAAAAAAGAAGAAGGCTCATATACAGGTATAGTTGAGCTGGAGCTTCAATTCAGTGATATGAAAAGTTTTATCAGAGGAGTTATAAAGTATCCTCCAAGTGCTATCCTTCTGAACTCTCCTGCAGAAATAACTATGAGCAGAGAGGAGTTCCAGCAGCTTCTTGCTTTTACAGGGAGTGTAATAAGGGACCTTTATTCACACTATCATGCCGGATTTGTGTTTGAAGATATTGAAGAAGAGTTCACTCCTGTTGATGAGGAGGAGATTGATTCTATTCTTGACCATGGCGCTGTAAGAGTGGGTGTACTTATTGAAAACGAGGATGAAGATTTTAATACCATTATTTCAAGAGTTATTGAGTCTATAAGTGGTGATGTGGAATACATTAAGGCTGAGGAGATGAAACTTGAGGCAGGCAGGGTTGTTGCTCTTGACCTTTTAATAGAGCCTCCAAGCAGTGTGTTTGACCTGGTGCTGAAATACGTGCCTATGGTTATAAAAGTTGTGGAGCCTGAAGAGATAACTCTGAGTATGCTTGATATACAGGATATCAGTACAAGTATTGCTGAAGTGATAAATGATGTTATGATTCAAAATGCAGTATTTAAGTGATTGAAATGAATGGACTAAATGACGTTATAACTGGATTAGAGAAGGATATTGATGATGTCAGAGGGAAGGGAGAAGAAGAGGCAAAGATTAGAATTAAGCTGGGTTTTGCCTATGCTGTCAGTGGAGAGATAGAAAAGGCAGAGAAGGAATACAGTAAGGCTTTTGAGATTTACAGAAAGCTGAAAAATGACTCAGGGAAGGCGACCTGCTATGGTAACCTTGGAGTTATATATGGAATGAAAGAGGACTTTGAAAAGGCTATGGAATATTACAATAAAGCTCTTGAGTTACATGATAAGCTGGGACTTAAAAAGGAAGCAGCCCAGGATTATATCAATCTGTCTCTTGTAAATAAAAGTATAAATAATCTTGAGGAAGCAGAAAAACTTCTAAAAAGTGCCCTTGATATTATACTTGAGGTAGAGGATAAGGAAAAACTTGCATCAGTATATTCTCTCCTGGGTAAGCTAAAATTTGATATGGAAAAATTTGATAAATCGGCTATCTATTTCAGTAAGGCTGAGGATATCTATGAGGAAATAGAGGATAATGAAGCCTGTGCTCTTGGAGCCATT from archaeon BMS3Bbin15 includes:
- the ycf3 gene encoding photosystem I assembly protein Ycf3 — encoded protein: MNGLNDVITGLEKDIDDVRGKGEEEAKIRIKLGFAYAVSGEIEKAEKEYSKAFEIYRKLKNDSGKATCYGNLGVIYGMKEDFEKAMEYYNKALELHDKLGLKKEAAQDYINLSLVNKSINNLEEAEKLLKSALDIILEVEDKEKLASVYSLLGKLKFDMEKFDKSAIYFSKAEDIYEEIEDNEACALGAINLASALQAQTKLEEAEKSYIKAFNMLKELNRAEFSKAALGLFEIYIIYAISDYNHNKNYKEKMKQAYGFLKDAGAQEALEGIIKNFNGLLKVNPGFVEVAVKESICLGEGALETLRPLEIAAQKIEKGETSLEDVDMEYRDVVGSILERIKHSSPLSSHKTG
- the ypeA gene encoding acetyltransferase YpeA; the encoded protein is MLIIRKFTPADISDVYKVEVESFEDPYHPIFLMNLYELHGDMFFVAEWAGKIVGYIIARKVGDSGHIIAIAVAKNLRKEGIGRMLMETVEKILLRKGVREIWLEVRVSNKEAIGFYTRLGYSLAGVQEYYYADGEDALILKKHFY